Genomic segment of Streptomyces zhihengii:
TCGACCTTGGGCAGTCCGGCGAAGATCGAGGCGAGGATGGTGCAGTTGACCATCGAGTCGACCATGGAGCCGGACTGGTCGACCACCACGATCAGCCGCTGGGGTGTCGTGCGGCGCACGGTGTGGCGGTAGTAGAGGCGGTCGACGTAGAGCCGCTCCTCCTCCGGGCTCCAGTTGGTGAGGTTCTTCCAGACGGTGCGGTCGAGGTCGAGGTTGCGGAAGACCCGCTTCGGCGGGATCGAGCGGTCGAGGTCGCCTGCCGTGGCCTTCTCCACCTGGGTGCGCAGCACCTCGGCGACCTCGTCGACGTACCGGCGGATCAGCGATCTGGCGTTGGCGAGGGCGACACCGGAGAGGTTGTCCTTGTCGCGCAGCAGTTGCTCGATCAGGGACATGCTGGGCGTGAGCTGTGCGGCCAGCGTGGGATCGGCGAGCACCTCGCGCAGGCGCATCCGGGAGACGAGTCCGGCTTCGATTGCGCCCAGTTCGGGGCCGAGGCCCGTGGCGCCGCCGGCGTCGGAGCGGCCGCCCCGCAGGCCGCCGGGCGGGCAGCCGAGGGCGCGCTCCAGCCAGCCGGCGTCGGACTGCCAGCGGGCGAGCTGCCCCGCGGTGACCGTCCCGGAGCCGGTGGCGAAGACGTTGAGCAGCACCTTCGAGGCGAGTGCGGCGCGGCGCACCTCGGCGGCCCGGTCGCGCTGCCCGTCGGCGTCGGGCCCGGGGGTCATCAGCCCCTCCAGCTCGGCGGCGAGGCCGGGGTGGCGCTGGACGACGGAGTCGACGGACGCGCCCGGGTCGAGCAGCGCGGGCGGCAGGCCGATGTCCTCGACGACGGCGAGGCTCGCCGATTCGAGCGCCGGCTGCTCCTCGTGGTCGAAGAGGCGGGCGAGCAGGCGCCAGTAGAGCACCTGCCGGCGGTTGTCGTGGGCGTCGGGCACCGGGGCGTCCGCAGGAGTGGCGTCCGGCCCGGGGGCGTCCCCGACAGTGGCGTCGGGCACCGGCAGGTCCGCAACAGCGGCGTCGGACCCGGGGGCGTCCGCACCGGTGGCGGCGGGCGCGGGTGCGGGGGTGGGGTCGCTCATGCGCGCAGCAGCCTTCCCGCGCGTTCGCGCAGTACGGAGACGGCGTCGGTGGCGGCCTTCTCGGCCTTGGCACCGTTTTTGTCGGCGGTGCCCGCGGCCCACGCCCCGGCGTGGACCGCGACCGCCTTGCGGCGCACGGTGGTCTCCACGGCGAGGGGCTGCACACGGAACGCCCCCGCGTCCCAGCGGAGCAGCCCGATGCAGGCGCCGGAGGCCGCGACGGCCTCGGGGGTGAGCGGGCCCGCGACCGGGATGCGGTCGGTGTCGACGGCGAGGCGGTGGCCTGCCAGGTCGAACACGAGGGTGTCGCCGTCCCGGTCCGCGGTGTACCCCTCCAGCAGGACGGGCTCGGCGATGAGGGCCGGATGCCGGTCCAGGGGCGCGGTCGTCTGTCCGGCGGCGCCGGCCAGGGCCACCCGGGCGGTGGCGAAGGGATCGGCCGCCGCGCCCGGCTTCGCGTGCGCGTCGTCCCAGATCAGGTCGGAGCCCGCGGTGACCGGCATCGCGTCGAGCTCCATCGAGCGGCCCTCGCCGAAGGCGGCCAGGAGGGACGTGCGGGGGCGGAGCAACTGCCAGAGCCCGGCGCCCACGACGGTGTCGGGCTTGGGCGCCGACACCGAGGCGCGCACCAGGCGGGGCGCGGTGCCGTCCGCCGGCTCGAACACCGCGTGCACCTGGGCCTGGACGGCGGTCGGGTGCTCCTGGAGGTCGATGCCGAGCGGCAGCAGCCGGCCGGTGGCTGTGCCGGTGGCCGGGCGCCCGGCCGCGCCCCGGTGGGTGAGCAGCAGCGCACGCGCCCACAGGTCGGCCCAGCGGCGCACCGGGACCCGCTCCAGGCCCGCGCCCGGGCAGGAGGCGGCGAGTTCGGCGGCGAAGCCGTCGAGGAGCGCCGCGTGCCGGCGCAGCGCGGGGTCGGGGAGCATCGCGGCGACGACGGTGTCCGCCTGGGCGACGAGGTCGTGGTCGATGCCGTGCCAGCCGGCCCGGGCGAGGTCGCAGAGCCAGGCGCGGGCGGCGGCCCGCAGGTTGGCGCCGTGCCCGCCGGGCTCCGCGGCGAAGGACTCCTCGGCGCGGGTGCGTCCGGTGGCCTCGTCGGCGCGGGCGAGCAGGGCGTCGTGCGCCGCGCCGAGCAGGGCGGTGCGGGCGGCGGCGAGCGCGGTGAGGTGGTCCTCGCCGGCCGCTCCGGCCGCGGCCTTCCCGGCGGCCTCCTCGACCCGCGCGGCGAGCGGGGTCCCGGCGACGGCGCCGGCGAGCGCGGCCAGCCCCTCGGCCTGGGCCGGCTGCGGGCGCAGCAGCCCGTGGACGAGCGCCCGGTCGAAGGCGTCGACGGCGGCGAGGGCCTCGTCGAGGCCGTCGAGCGGCTCGGTCAGCGGATCGGCGCGCATCAGGCCACCGCCCTCGTCGGCGGGAACCACTGCATCTCGGGCAGCGGCGCGGTGGAGCCGGGCAGTTCGAGGTAGGCGAGGTGCCGCAGGAACCGGCTGAAGACGGGCGCGGCGGCCGAGGTGTCGCCCTGGGCGGGGCGGGTGGCGGTCATCGCGGCGACGATGCCGGCGGTGTCCGGGGCCGCGTCCCCGGTGTCGGCCTTCAGATGGCGGGCGACCCGCTCGGCGCCGTACTGGAGCACGGCCTCCCCGAGCAGGGCGCGGATGTGGTTGCAGAAGGAGCCCCGCGCGCCGCCGCAGGGCCGGTTGTTGTTGGTGCTGCACGCGAAGGCGTACGTACCGGCCGCGACGGACGACACGTAGACGCGGCCGATGTCCGACCCGCTGGACACCACTCCCTGCACCCGCCCGTCGGCCAGTTCGACGAACGGCACCTTGGCGAGCTTGCGTGGCCGCGCGGGCGCCGTCACCCGGACCGTGCTCGACTTCTCCCCATCCGACAACGGACCATCTCCAATGCACACGGGAGGCGTTCGCACCACTGCGGCGGAACGAGACGAACCTATCCGTGTGCACTGACAACGGCGCCGGGACCGCCCCGCGGCCCTCCCCGGCACGGCGCCAAGATCCCCCGCGGCCCGGCACGGCACAACGCCGGGGCCCGGCACGCGCCCCACGCGCGTCCCGGGCCCCGGCTCCCCTGCGTGTCAGCTCTTGACCGCTCCGGAGGTGATGCCGCCCACGATGTGCTTGCCGAGCACCGCGAACACGGCCAGCAGCGGCAGGGTCGCGATCAGCGCGCCGGTGAGCACGATGGCGTGGTTGATGCTGTGGTTGCCCGAGCCCAGGCCGGCGAGGGCCACCTGGAGGGTGGGTGATCCGTCCGGTGTCAGCGCGATGAACGGCCAGAAGAAGTCGTTCCACGCCTGGACGAAGATGAGCATCCCGAGCACCGCCATGGCGGGACGGGCGACCGGGAAGACCACGTGCCAGATGATGCGCAGGCTGTGCGCGCCGTCGACCCGGGCGGCCTCGATCAGTTCGACGGGCAGCGCCTCCAGCAGGTACTGCCGCATGAAGAACACACCGAACGCGGCGACCAGGCTGGGGAGGATGACCGACTGGAGCTGGTTGACCCAGCCGAACTCGGTGATGAGCTGGTACAGCGGGATCACACTGAGCTGCGGCGGGACGGTCATGGTCGCGACCACGATCGTCAGCAGCACGTTGCGGCCCTTGAACTCCAGCTTGGCGAAGGCGAATCCGGCGAGGGTGGCGAACAGCACGGTGCTGCACGCCACGGCTCCGGCGACGATCGTCGTGTTGATCAGCGCCTCGCCCATGTCGACCTGGTTCCAGGCGATGGAGAGGTTGTTGAACAGCTCCTTGCCCGGCAGCAGCGGGCTCGGCGCCTGCACGACGCGCTCGCCGGTGTGCGAGGCCGCCACCAGGTTCCAGTACAGCGGGAAGAGCGAGATCAGCGCCGCGAAGCCGAGCAGGACGTAGGTGAACGGCCCTGCGTGGTGCTGGCGTCCGGCCTTGGTCCCGAACCGCTTGCGCGGTGCCGGCGGCCGCCCGTGGGCCGGAGCGGGCCTGTTGAGGGCGTGCGTCATGAGCGGGCCGCTCCGTCCTTCTTCTTCCCCCGGCCGGACCGGCCGAGCAGGTGCTGAACGAGTCCGATGAGCAGCAGCAGGAGCAGCATCACCCAGGCGATGGCGGACGCCTGGCCGAGGGCGCCGGTGATCCAGCCCTTCTCGTACATCAGCAGGCTGAGGGTCTGGTACTGGTTGCCGCTGCCGCCGCCGATGCCGAGACTGCCGCCGAAGATCAGCGGCTCGCCGAAGAGCTGGGTGGCGCCGATCGTGGAGACGACGATGGTGAAGAGGATCGTCGGCTTGATCGAGGGGATCGTGATGCTGATGAACTGGCGGAACCGCGAGGCTCCGTCGAGCGCGGCGGCCTCGTAGAGGTCGTTCGGCACGGCCTGCATGGCGGCCAGGTAGATCAGCGCGTTGTAGCCGGTCCAGCGCCAGGTGACGATCGTGGAGATCGCGATCTGGGCGGGCCACTTCTCCGTCTCCCAGTTGACCGCGTCGATGCCGACGTAGCCGAGGAGCTGGTTGATCAGGCCGTAGTCGGTGTTGAAGAGCTGCGCGAAGACGAGCGCGGCGGCCGCGATGGAGGTGGCGTACGGGGCGAGGACGGCGACGCGGTAGAAACCGCGGCCGCGGATGCGGTAGTTGAGCAGGTGGGCCAGGCCCAGCGCCATCAGGAGCTGCGGCACGGTGGAGATGAGGCCGATGGTGAAGGTGTTGGCCAGCGCGTTCCAGAAGAAGTCGCTGTCCCAGAGCCGGAGGTAGTTGTCGAAGCCGCGCCACTCGGCCTCACCGCCGAGCTCGACCTTCTGGAGCGACAGCCAGCCGGTGTACACCAGCGGGAAGAGGCCGAAGGCGGCGAAGACGAGGAAGAACGGGGCGACGTAGACGTACGGCGTCGCCTTGAGGTCGAGCCGGTACAGGCGGCTGCGCCAGCCGTCCGGGTCGCGGTGCTTCTTCGGTTCCGTGGGGCTGCCCGACAGGACGACGGGGGGCGAGGCGTCCTGGTCGGGCTGGAGGGAGGTGGCCATCAGGCGCCCTTTCCCTGGTGAGTCATGAAGTTCATGGATGGACACGGAGCGCGCCGGCCGCCCGTGCGAGACGGGCGGCCGGCGCCGGGAGGACTACTGGTCGATCTTGTCCTCGATCAGCTTCTTGACGTTGTTCCACGCCTTGTCGGGCGCGGTGCCGCGGGTCTCGATGTCGAGGATCCCGTTGTCGGTCAGGAACGTCTTGACCTGGCCGTCGTAGCGGCCGATGGGCGCCGGGGTGATCTTCTGCGCGGCGGCGGAGTAGATCTTGCCGACGGGAACGCCGGGGTAGTACTCGGGCTGGGCGTTCTGCACGGCCTCGGAGCTGAGGCCGGCGGTGGTGGAGGGGATGTTGCCGTTGACGGCGAAGACCTTGGCCTGCTGCTCGGGCGCGGTCAGCCAGGCGGCCAGCTTGGCGGCCTCGGCGGTGTTCTTGCCGGCCTTCGGCACGGCGAGGAAGGAGCCGCCCCAGTTCGCCGGGACGGGCGCCTGCGCGATGTCCCACTTGCCCTTGTTCGCGGGACCGGCCTGGTCCTTGATGATGCCGGTCATCCAGCTCGGGCAGGCGACGGTGGCGAACTTGGAGTTCTTGAAGGCGGCGTTCCAGGTGCCCTTCTCGTCGAACTGGCGCAGCTTGCCGGTCAGCCCGCCCTGGGCGGCCTTCACGGCGACGTCCCAGGCCTTGGCGACACCCGGGCTGCCCTCCCAGTGGAGCTTGCCCGACTCGTCGGAGTACTGGTCGGGCTCACTGGAGATCACGGCGTTGAACAGACCGCTCGCCGAGTCGTGGAAGGCCGTGCCGTCGGGCGCCTTGGCCTTGTACTTCTCGCCCTGCTCCAGGAACTTGTTCCAGTCGCCGGCCCAGAGCTGCCCGACCTGCTCGCGGTCGGTCGGCAGACCGGCCTTCTCGAAGAGGTCCTTGCGGTAACAGATGCCCATCGGGCCGATGTCCGTGCCGAGCGCGATCACCTGGTCGTTGCGGGTGGTCGCCTGCTTGACCTTCCAGTCCAGGAAGGCGGAGGTGTCGGCGCCGTCCGCCTTGCCCAGGTCGACCCACTTGCTCGCCATGGCGTCACCGGTGGCCTCGGCGATGTAGCCGACCTCGATGGCCTGGATGTCGGCGAGGCCGCTGCCCTGGGAGAGGCGCAGCTTCAGCGCGTCCCAGTACTTCTGACCGTCGGCGACATTCGTCTCCTCGATCTTGATGTTGGGGTTCAGCTTCTCGTACTCGGCGTAGAGCTTGGCGCCCGTCTTGTTGTCGAAGCCGAACGAGCCGAACGTGCCGACGCGCAGAGTGATCTGCTTGTCGCCGCCCGCGGCGTCGTCGGTACCGCTGTCGCCGTCCGAACCGCAGCCGGTGAGGACGAGTCCGAGGGCGAGCAGGCCCGAGGTGGAGAGGGTGACCGCACGGCTTCTGCGCCTGGCGACACCGGTGGATATGCGCATTCGAGGCTCCTACGACTGTGGTGGCTGGTGGCGGGCCCAGGGCGACAGGGTGGGGCTGACGGCGAGCAGGACCGGTCACGACTAAGGAAGTGAGGAAGCGATGGACAGCGGATCCGCGGATCCAGTGGGAGCGCTCCCACTTCTGCTTGGATCGAAAGCTTCCCGGCGGCGACACCCGCTGTCAAGGTCGCGCAACAGAGCTTTATTGCTCCGAGATGTCACCGGCGTGAGAATCTCCCTTTTCCCCGAGCTTTCCTTCAGGACGTAACGGAAGGAAACGGGCGTCCCGCACCCTTCGGGCCGTTTTCCCGTCACTGGTCGAACGGACTCGGGAGGCCCTCCTCGACAAGGATTCCGACCACGATCAATAATGGGAGCGCTCCCGAACTCTCCGTCACCACGGTCTCCAGGGAGAATCGGCAGCACAGCACCATCCCGCACCGGAGGTCACGCACATGGCAGTACGGGGCCGACACGGCCAGCCCACACTCGAGCAGGTCGCCGAGCTGGCGGGCGTGGGGCGGGGCACGGTGTCGCGGGTGATCAACAAGTCGCCCGGCGTCCGGGACTCCACCCGGCTCGCGGTCGAGGAGGCCATCGCCCAGCTCGGCTACATCCCGAACCACGCGGCACGCGCGCTCGCCGGCAGCCGCACCGACGCGGTGGCGCTCGTGGTGCCCGAGACGGAGAAGCGATTCTTCACGGAGCCGTACTTCTCCGAGATCATCCACGGCGTGGGCATCGGCCTCGCCGACACCGAGCTCCAGCTCCTGCTCACCCTCGTCCGCACCGAGCGTGAGCGCGCGCGCTTCCTGCAGTACGCGAAGGCCCGGCGGATCGACGGGGTGTTCCTGGTCTCCGTGCACCGCAGCGACCCGCTCCCGGACCTGCTCTCCGAGATGGACATGCCCACCGTGCTCGGCGGCCGCCGCACGGCCGACGAGACGGTCTCCTACGTCGACTCGGACAACGCGGGCGGCGCGCGCCTCGCCGTGCGCCATCTCGCCGCCACCGGCCGCCGGAAGATCGTCACCATCACGGGCCCGTCCGACATGTACGTGGCCCAGTGCCGTCTGCGCGGCTACGAGGAGGCCGTGCGCGGCGCCTGCGAGGGGTACGAGCCCTCATGGGCGGCCGACGGCGACTTCACCGAGGAGAGCGGCCGCCACGCCATGACGGAGCTGCTGCGCCGCCACCCGGACCTCGACGCGGTGTTCGCCGCGTCCGACGTGATGGCGGCGGGCGCGCTGCACGCCCTGCGCGCGGCCGGACGGCGGGTGCCCGACGACGTGGCGGTCATCGGCTTCGACGACTCCCCGCTGGCCCAGCACACCGACCCGCAGCTCACCACGGTCCGCCAGCCGGTCGAGGAGATGGGCCGCACCATGGCCGGCGTCCTCATCGACCAGATGTCCGACCCGGGCGCCGCCTGGCGCAACGTCGTCCTCCGCACCGAACTCATCCGCCGCGGCACCGCCTGACCCCGCGCCCCCGCAGCCCGTCCAAGCCCACCCAGCCCGTCCGGCGCTTGAGGACACCCGCGCGCAGCGTGGGTGCGCAACCCACCGGCCCGCACGGGCACCCGCCCCCGCCCGTGCACCCCAGCCCGTCCGGCGCTTGAGGACACGGCCGCAGGCCGTTCCCACCCACCGCCCGACGCGGGGCCGACACCCCCGGCGACGGCGCACCTCCCGGGCCCGGTCCGGGCGAGGGGCGCGCAGGGGGTGCGGGCGGGGGATCGTTGTCACGGCTGGAGCGGGGCAGGCTCGTGCGAGCTCTCCCCCGCCCGCACCCCCGGAGCGACCCGGACGCCACCCTCACGACCCGCCCCCGCCCGCGCCGCCCCAGCCCGTCCGGCGCTTGAGGACACCCGCGCGCAGCGTGGGTGCGCAACCCACCGGCCCGCACGGGGCCGACCACCCCCGCCCCGCGGAACACCCCGCGGAACGCCGCGCGGCGCCTGCGAGGGGGCGAATCCCGCAGGCGCCGCGGGCCGGGCGAGGCCCGGCCGTGTGGGCGTCCACCACGCCCACGCCCCCTGCCGGCCCGGGGCCCCGGGCCGGCGGGGAGTGTGCACGGCCGGTCCCACCGTGGACCGGCCGCGTGCCGCGCCGGGCCGGTGCCGCCCCCACGGGCGGCACCGGCCCGGGCGGGGTCAGCGGGCGCCCGGGGCGCCCCGGGCGCCCAGCAGCGGCGCCGTCCGGTCCAGATACGTCGCCACCCACACCAGCGGCGCGTTCCAGTTCACGGTGTTCTCCTTGGAGCACCACGCCTCGGGAGCCGTCCCCGGCCCCGCGTAGGACTTCGCGGCCGGGCGCCCCTTCGGCGTCGCCGGGTCGTTGATGTCCTGGTTGTTGGGCCCGCCGGAGAGCCATCCCCGGGGGTAGGGCGTCCCGGGGAAGCGCCCCCACGCCAGCCGGTCGTGCAGATCGGACTCGGCGTACTCCCCGTAGCCGGTCACGTAGGACAGGCGCATGGCGTTGGTGCCCATCAGGTAGTCCATGCCCCGGTGGGCCGCCCTGAGGTAGCGCAGGTCGCCGGTGGCCTGGTGCGCGGTGCCGAGCAGCAGCATCCGGTTGGCGATGAAGGAGTTCGACCCCCACGGGTACGGGGAGCCCCCGGGGATGAGCGCCGGGTACCCCTCGGCGGCCAGCCCGGCGACGACGGAGTCGGCGAACGTCGTCAGGGCGCCGCGCATCCGCGCGAGGTCCGCGGCCGGCAGGTCGGAGGCGACGGCGAGCAGCGAGAGGGTGCCCGTCGCGGCGACCTCCTGCCAGTCGAACTGGCCGACCTCCCCGTAGTGCGGCGAGGAGGTGACCGCCTGGCGGTAGGCGGCCGCCGCGGTGTCCCCGCGTGCGCCGGCCGTGAGGAAGAGCTCGACGGCGGCGGCGTAGCGGTCGTCGCTGTTCTTCGTGTCGGGGTAGTCCCCGCCGCCCTCGGCGTCGTTCGCGGTCGCGTAGTCGACGTCGGGCTGTGCCTCGGCCCGCTGCCACGCCGTGCGGGCGCTCCGCCACAACTCGTCGGCGCGGGCCGGGTCGTGGGGCCGCAGCACCCGGGAGAGCTGGGCGGTGGTGCGGGCGACGGCGTAGGTGGCGTTGGTGGAGGGCGGCATCGCCGAGCGGGCCATCGCGTTCTCGGCGCCGACGTCGCGCACGGGGAACGCGCTCCACGCGTGGTTGTGCACCTTGTGGGAGGCCAGGCCGGTGGGCGGCAGCATGCCGGCCATGAAGCGGGAGCCGTAGGCGACCTCGTCGACGATGTCGGGCCGCCCGTTGCCGCGTTCGGGCACCGCCAGGCTGCCGTCGCCGTAGGCGGCCGGGTCGCGTTCGAAGAGGTTGAGCAGCGTCCACGCGGAGACGGCGTGGTTGACGGGGTAGATCCCGAAGTCGCCCGCGTCCGCCCAGGATCCTGCGACGTCCAGGCGGGCGCCGCCGCACCAGTTGTTCCAGCAGGGGACGGAGCTGTCGCCGGGGTGGAGGGCGGCGTGGGCATGGGCGCCGTTCTGGAGGTACTGCGCCTCCACGGGGGTGCCCATGCGGTGGAAGTAGAAGTACTGCATGCCCTCCTGGCCGAGCCGGGGGTAGAGCGGCGCCGAGCCGACGGTGAAGGGCACGCTGGTGCCGGCCGACGCCACGGTGAGCCGGTACTCCCCGGCGCGGGTGACCGCGCTGAAGTCGGCCTGGTGCACCTGGTCGCCCGAGGCGCGGTCCCAGCCGTGGACCCGGGTCGTGCCGGAGGCGACGAGGGCGTTGTCCGCGGTGGCGCGCAGTTCCCAGGCGAGCGGGGCCGACGCCCCGGTGACCACGGTGGCGATCTTGTCGGCACCGGTCAGATAGCCGATCTGGTTGACCCTGACGGCGCTCGGGTCGGCGGCGGCCGTCGCGGGGGACGCGCCGGCGACGGGGCTGAGCAGGGCGGCGCTCAGCGCGCCGGCGAGCAGCGCGGCCGTGCGGCGCGCGGACCGCCTGCGCGCCGGGGGCGGGCCGCCGGTGGGGGTGCGGGGCATGGTCGGGCCTCCGGGGTGGGGGGAGAGGGGGAAGCGTGGGCGGGCGGCTCAGCGGGCGGTGGGCGCGGCGCCGTAGTGCTCGCCGAGGCTGATCCCCGTCGTGCTGTTCACACCGCCGAGGGGCACCTCGTGGTCGAGGCCGACGAACTTGTTCCCGGCCTGCCACAACGCCGGCTTCAGCAGCGCGTACTTGGCCTCGTCCCAGGTCGTCCAGTCGTGGCCGAGGAGGCCGCCGGTGTCTCCGGAGTTGGGGTTGAGGCACCAGAACGTCTGGTGGATGCGGTTCTCGGCGATGAGGTCGCGCAGCGCCGTCATCCACTTCTGGTTGGGCCCGTTGTCGAGGTGGCCGCCCCATTCGCCGATGAGCAGCGGGGCGGTGTTCTCCTTGTGCAGGTAGAGCCAGTTGGGGTCCCAGACGTCGCGTTCGAGGGTGGTGCGGTTCCAGTCGCCCTGGAACCAGGGCTGCTGGTGCACGAGCGGCCCGTAGTCGTGCGGGGAGTAGACGAGCTGGTCCTGGTGCTCCCCGAGGTCGACGGGGTGGTCGCGGACGCCGCGGAGGTTCCCGCCCCACCAGGTGAAGTGATAGTCGGACGCGGCGGTGGAGTTCCAGCCGGTGCCGTTCCTGGGGTAGATCTCGGTGCCTTCGCAGAGCACCAGCACCTGCGGGTTGATCGCCAGGATGCGCTTGCCGGCGGTCTCGCAGACGTGCTTGAAGTTGTCCTGGTCGGCGGTGCCGTCCCATTTGGCGCGGGGGCTGGACGACTGGGTGCCGTGCGGCTCGTTCTTGACGTCCATCGCGACGAGGGTGTCGTTGTCCTTGTAGCGGGCCGTGACCCACTCCCAGGCGGCGTAGAAGTCCTCGGTGGTGACGGCGCCCTTCCACCACACGGGGTGGATGTGGCCGGAGTTGTCGGCCTCGGCGCTGTGGACGTCGAGCATGACCTTCATGCCGTACTTCTCGGCCAGGGCGAGGAAGGCGTCGAAGACCTGGAGGGTGTTCCTGTCCTTCAGCTCGGGGTTGGCCCAGGTGTTGACGGCACTGGGGACGGCGGCGCGGCCGTTCTTCCATTCGAGCAGCAGCTGGGTGGAGACGGGCACCCGGACGATGTTGATGCCGCGTTCGGCCATGGAGCGGGTGACGGTCTCCAGGTTGACCGACCACAGTCCGTGGAAGACCCGTTCGCCGGCGTTGAAGCCGAACCAGTTGGCCCCGGTGAGCCACACCTCGTTGCCCTGGGCGTCCACGATCCGGTTGCCCTCGGTGTGCAGCCAGTCCGTGCCGGCCCGGGCGGGGGCGGCCTCGGGTGCCGCGGACGTCCCGGTCGCGGCGGACGGGGACGCCACCGACAGCGCGACGAGTGCGGCGGTCGCGGTCAGGGCCGCGGGCACGGCCCGTCCCGGGCCCCGTCCGCGGGTGCTGTGCCACCTCATGGAACTCTCCTTTCCCCTTGCCTGCGGATTGCGGGAGCGCTCCCACTCGGCTCGGCCCTCCCACCCTGACGCCGGTCACGGTGCGGCGTCGGACAGGGACGGTGCGGGAGCGCTCCCAGTCAGCATGGCCCGAGCGATCGGGCCACGGGTACCCGGACCTGCTGCGCATCCGGGGCGTCACGGAGGTTCTCGACGCCGCCGTTTCGGCGCCGCGACCAATGAAGCGGCTGCGGGGCCGCCTGTCAATGGGCGGGACAGAAGCCCATCGGCCTTGACAACCGAGACCCTCTCCCGCGACGCTCTTGGGAGCGCTCCCATTCTGGTTGACGCGTCTCTGGTATTCAGCCTGCCCCGCGCAGAGACGCCCGGTCGCCGGAGCGGGAGCGCTCTCAGTTTCGGAAAACAACCAGAGGATGACGATGACCGCAGAGAACGGCCCGGCTCCCACAGCCCTCTCGCAGCCGCCGGACGCCTCGGCCTTCCCGCCCGGCTTCCTGTGGGGCGTCGCCACATCGGCGTACCAGATCGAGGGCGCCGCGGACCGGGACGGCCGGGGTACGTCGATCTGGGACACGTTCTCACGCACGCCCGGCAAGGTGGTGAACGGCCACACCGGTGACGTGGCCGCCGACCACTACGCGCGCTACGAGCAGGACGTCGCCCTCATGTCCGAGCTGGGGGTGGGCGGTTACCGCTTCTCCGTGGCCTGGCCGCGCATCCAGCCGGACGGACGCGGACCGGCCGACCACCGGGGGCTCGACTTCTACCGGCGTCTCGTGGACAGCCTGATGGAGAACGGCATCGAGCCCGCGATCACCCTCTACCACTGGGACCTCCCCCAGGCGCTGGAGGACCAGGGCGGCTGGCTGAACCGGGAGACCTCCTACCGGTTCGCCGAGTACGCGCACCTGGTGGCCGACGCCCTCGGCGACCGGGTGAAGATCTGGGGCACGCTCAACGAGCCCTGGTGCGCGGCCTTCCTCGGCTACGGCAAGGGCATCCACGCCCCGGGCCGCACCGACGCGGCCGGCTCGCTGCGCGCCGCCCACCACCTGCTCCTCGGCCACGGCCTCTCGGTGCCGGCGATCCGCGCGGCGGCACCCGCCGCGGAGGTGGGCATCACGCTCAACTTCTATCCGGTGGAGCCGGATTCGGACAGCGCCGCCGACAAGGACGCGGCCCACCGCATCGACCTGCTGCAGAACCGCCTCTTCCTCGACCCGGTGACCGACGGCGCCTATCCGGCCGACATCCGGGCCCATGTGGAGGGCGTCAGCGGCACGGCGCACATCCACCCGGAGGACGAGAAGGCCATCGGCGCCCCCATCGACTTCCTGGGCGTCAACTACTACTCCTCCTACCGGGTCGCCGGCGGCGGTGAGGCGTCCGGACCGAGCGAGTGGCCGGGTGCCGAGGACGTCCGCTTCATCGACCGCGGCCTGCCGCGCACCGGCATCGGCTGGGAGATCGACGCGGACGGGCTGCGCCGGCAGCTCGTGCGCATCGAGCGCGACCACCCCGGGCTGAAGATGTACATCACGGAGAACGGCGCGGCGTTCGACGACGCCCCGACCGCCGAGGG
This window contains:
- a CDS encoding carbohydrate ABC transporter permease; the protein is MATSLQPDQDASPPVVLSGSPTEPKKHRDPDGWRSRLYRLDLKATPYVYVAPFFLVFAAFGLFPLVYTGWLSLQKVELGGEAEWRGFDNYLRLWDSDFFWNALANTFTIGLISTVPQLLMALGLAHLLNYRIRGRGFYRVAVLAPYATSIAAAALVFAQLFNTDYGLINQLLGYVGIDAVNWETEKWPAQIAISTIVTWRWTGYNALIYLAAMQAVPNDLYEAAALDGASRFRQFISITIPSIKPTILFTIVVSTIGATQLFGEPLIFGGSLGIGGGSGNQYQTLSLLMYEKGWITGALGQASAIAWVMLLLLLLIGLVQHLLGRSGRGKKKDGAARS
- a CDS encoding LacI family DNA-binding transcriptional regulator; protein product: MAVRGRHGQPTLEQVAELAGVGRGTVSRVINKSPGVRDSTRLAVEEAIAQLGYIPNHAARALAGSRTDAVALVVPETEKRFFTEPYFSEIIHGVGIGLADTELQLLLTLVRTERERARFLQYAKARRIDGVFLVSVHRSDPLPDLLSEMDMPTVLGGRRTADETVSYVDSDNAGGARLAVRHLAATGRRKIVTITGPSDMYVAQCRLRGYEEAVRGACEGYEPSWAADGDFTEESGRHAMTELLRRHPDLDAVFAASDVMAAGALHALRAAGRRVPDDVAVIGFDDSPLAQHTDPQLTTVRQPVEEMGRTMAGVLIDQMSDPGAAWRNVVLRTELIRRGTA
- a CDS encoding ABC transporter substrate-binding protein → MRISTGVARRRSRAVTLSTSGLLALGLVLTGCGSDGDSGTDDAAGGDKQITLRVGTFGSFGFDNKTGAKLYAEYEKLNPNIKIEETNVADGQKYWDALKLRLSQGSGLADIQAIEVGYIAEATGDAMASKWVDLGKADGADTSAFLDWKVKQATTRNDQVIALGTDIGPMGICYRKDLFEKAGLPTDREQVGQLWAGDWNKFLEQGEKYKAKAPDGTAFHDSASGLFNAVISSEPDQYSDESGKLHWEGSPGVAKAWDVAVKAAQGGLTGKLRQFDEKGTWNAAFKNSKFATVACPSWMTGIIKDQAGPANKGKWDIAQAPVPANWGGSFLAVPKAGKNTAEAAKLAAWLTAPEQQAKVFAVNGNIPSTTAGLSSEAVQNAQPEYYPGVPVGKIYSAAAQKITPAPIGRYDGQVKTFLTDNGILDIETRGTAPDKAWNNVKKLIEDKIDQ
- a CDS encoding carbohydrate ABC transporter permease — its product is MTHALNRPAPAHGRPPAPRKRFGTKAGRQHHAGPFTYVLLGFAALISLFPLYWNLVAASHTGERVVQAPSPLLPGKELFNNLSIAWNQVDMGEALINTTIVAGAVACSTVLFATLAGFAFAKLEFKGRNVLLTIVVATMTVPPQLSVIPLYQLITEFGWVNQLQSVILPSLVAAFGVFFMRQYLLEALPVELIEAARVDGAHSLRIIWHVVFPVARPAMAVLGMLIFVQAWNDFFWPFIALTPDGSPTLQVALAGLGSGNHSINHAIVLTGALIATLPLLAVFAVLGKHIVGGITSGAVKS
- a CDS encoding VWA domain-containing protein is translated as MSDPTPAPAPAATGADAPGSDAAVADLPVPDATVGDAPGPDATPADAPVPDAHDNRRQVLYWRLLARLFDHEEQPALESASLAVVEDIGLPPALLDPGASVDSVVQRHPGLAAELEGLMTPGPDADGQRDRAAEVRRAALASKVLLNVFATGSGTVTAGQLARWQSDAGWLERALGCPPGGLRGGRSDAGGATGLGPELGAIEAGLVSRMRLREVLADPTLAAQLTPSMSLIEQLLRDKDNLSGVALANARSLIRRYVDEVAEVLRTQVEKATAGDLDRSIPPKRVFRNLDLDRTVWKNLTNWSPEEERLYVDRLYYRHTVRRTTPQRLIVVVDQSGSMVDSMVNCTILASIFAGLPKVDVHLIAFDTRAVDLTPWVHDPFDVLLRTNLGGGNDGPVAMAMARPKIAEPRSTAMVWISDFYEFGRSQPLYEGIEAVHRSGVKFIPVGSVTSSGRQEVNPWFRERFKALGTPVISGHIDRLVHELKTFLT